In Amaranthus tricolor cultivar Red isolate AtriRed21 chromosome 5, ASM2621246v1, whole genome shotgun sequence, a genomic segment contains:
- the LOC130813788 gene encoding transcription repressor OFP17-like, protein MKLKTLFHFKAKVIEPCSKLLSMFKHNFEKPSFSSRTPTFRMPKRRTKPKLRTKVVRFRKPFSIKAFRFPRCRPKNKFRLRKSRPSLSKFKKRFRRKKHAQSAKKPIKKVRIAELLTVLFSLRKTKDTDSEGTDQTMGDPRSVSPSEGGHAKEPFPSPITPGYVRISDDSKKESSDDLEEDEDMCKSFENHLVEMIVEEGKVKDLMDVEELLYCWGNLKSPVFIDLVCRFYGELCKDMLSSSQENESTQETSTSTEL, encoded by the coding sequence ATGAAACTAAAGACATTGTTTCACTTCAAagctaaggtgattgagccttGTAGTAAACTTTTATCCATGTTTAAGCATAATTTTGAAAAACCTTCATTCTCTTCAAGGACTCCTACATTTCGAATGCCTAAACGTCGCACTAAACCCAAACTCAGAACGAAAGTTGTCAGGTTCAGAAAACCATTCTCCATTAAAGCTTTTAGATTCCCTCGTTGCCGTCCCAAGAATAAATTCCGATTGAGGAAAAGCCGCCCTTCTCTCTCTAAATTCAAGAAACGTTTTCGCAGGAAGAAACACGCTCAATCTgccaaaaaacccataaaaaaggTACGCATTGCTGAACTTCTAACAGTTCTATTCTCCCTAAGAAAGACTAAAGACACGGATAGTGAAGGAACCGATCAAACCATGGGGGATCCTAGAAGTGTAAGTCCATCAGAAGGTGGACATGCTAAGGAGCCGTTCCCTTCACCTATAACACCGGGGTATGTAAGGATAAGTGATGACAGTAAGAAAGAGAGCTCGGATGATCTTGAGGAGGATGAAGACATGTGCAAGAGTTTCGAGAATCATTTGGTGGAGATGATCGTTGAAGAAGGGAAGGTTAAGGACTTGATGGATGTTGAGGAGCTTCTGTATTGTTGGGGGAATTTGAAGAGTCCAGTTTTCATTGATTTGGTGTGTAGGTTCTATGGGGAGTTGTGCAAGGACATGCTTTCTTCCTCTCAAGAAAATGAGAGCACTCAAGAGACAAGTACCTCAACAGAGTTATAG